The nucleotide window TCGCCAAGTCTTGCAATAGAATGCCCTTCCGCGTTCGCCAGAGAACGCGGCTACAATATTTTGATGAAAACTTCGTGAAAACTTATTGACCGGGCGCTATGTCACAACGTTGATGTCATGAATAAATGACTTCGAGCGACCGATCAATCACCATTTCAATTTTATAAACTGATTGAGAGGCCACCTCCATGTCGTTACGCGCCGGGCTCGCCATCATGCTTTTGGTCATCGGATGCTTTTGGACTTTGCGAAGGCCTTTGGTGGGTGTGTGCCTGGTTATCGCCCTTTTTCATTTGAACCTGCGCGTTTTTGGCGCCGGCCTGCAGGATATTCGTTTTCAATTCTACGCGACCCTGGCTTTGCTGCTTTCGTATTTTATCAATCGTGAAGAATTGCAAAAAGTCGATACCACCGCGCAACCGCCGATGCGCTGGCTGTTCGCTTTTCTCGGCATCTGCGTGCTCACCAGCGTCTGGGCGGTCTCTTCACCCGCTCTGGCTTTCAACGATACGCTCGAATTTTCGAAAATTGTTTTGTTTGCCTGGTTGATGATGAAAATCATTCAGAGCGAGAAGGACATGCGCATCGTCATTTGGGTGACGCTGTTCTCGATCTGGTATACCTCGTTCATGGCGCGCTGGGGCGAAGACTGGGGCTGGATCAAGGAAAGTGAGATCGGCATTGCCACCGGCGGCACTGGCGTTCACATTATGATGTTTTTCCCCATGCTCGTCATCATGGCGATCTTCGGTACGAAATGGGAGAAAATCGCCGCTTATTTTATTTTGCCGTTCGTTCTCGATTTTTTGCCGGCGACGCCGGAAGGATTGCGCGCGACCTTTGTGGCGCTCTGCACCTCGATGGCGTTCTTCTGGATTTTTGCGCCGAACCGCGTCCGCATGAAAAGCATCGTGCCGTTTGCCGTGGCCGCGGTGTTGTTTGTTTTTGTTCTTACGCCGCAGGATTACTGGGAAGAGATGGCCACAATTTTTGACCCCAGCACCGAAAGCTCAGCGGCCTCGCGCGGGGTTATCAATCAGGCCAGTTGGCAGATTCTTCAAAAGTATCCCTGGGGCATCGGGTACAACAATTATTCACTCATCTCGTTGCCGTACATTCCCGAGGAATTTATCTCGAATGTCGGCACCCGCGACGCGCACAA belongs to candidate division KSB1 bacterium and includes:
- a CDS encoding O-antigen ligase family protein translates to MSLRAGLAIMLLVIGCFWTLRRPLVGVCLVIALFHLNLRVFGAGLQDIRFQFYATLALLLSYFINREELQKVDTTAQPPMRWLFAFLGICVLTSVWAVSSPALAFNDTLEFSKIVLFAWLMMKIIQSEKDMRIVIWVTLFSIWYTSFMARWGEDWGWIKESEIGIATGGTGVHIMMFFPMLVIMAIFGTKWEKIAAYFILPFVLDFLPATPEGLRATFVALCTSMAFFWIFAPNRVRMKSIVPFAVAAVLFVFVLTPQDYWEEMATIFDPSTESSAASRGVINQASWQILQKYPWGIGYNNYSLISLPYIPEEFISNVGTRDAHNSYLKVACEFGVAGFLIWIAVFFTAWLYFRKVRKTMPKDQPPTSLQLYALAFELGLIGITLSIYTHNNNDLDTLYWFVAFSCALYNIHLRQQKESEPPPAPVKAPHEVVLEKILARKKTAEMAANSISRFSPSR